Proteins encoded in a region of the Burkholderia ubonensis subsp. mesacidophila genome:
- a CDS encoding sulfite exporter TauE/SafE family protein, with translation MLISLVLGGIVGAVLGLTGAGGGILAVPALVVGMGWPMQQATPVALVAVAGSAALGALEGFRRGLVRYRAAFLMAAAGVPLTTLGVRLAHVLPQRVLLALFAATMLVVAGRLLRQALRTPHGAAQASPLCVGRVNPDTGRLLWSWPAGLALASTGAVTGLMTGLLGVGGGFVIVPMLRKFTDVSMHGIVATSLMVIALVGTGGVFATLAAGTHAPLDVTLWFTATTALGMAAGRGVSRFLSARHVQVGFAAALVCVALGLLAKAVFGA, from the coding sequence ATGCTGATTTCTCTCGTGCTGGGCGGCATCGTCGGCGCCGTGCTCGGGCTCACGGGCGCGGGCGGCGGCATTCTCGCCGTGCCCGCGCTCGTCGTCGGGATGGGCTGGCCGATGCAGCAGGCTACGCCGGTCGCGCTCGTCGCGGTCGCCGGCAGCGCCGCGCTCGGCGCGCTCGAAGGCTTTCGCCGCGGCCTCGTGCGCTATCGCGCGGCGTTCCTGATGGCCGCGGCCGGCGTGCCGCTCACGACGCTCGGCGTGCGGCTCGCGCACGTGCTGCCGCAACGCGTGCTGCTCGCGTTGTTCGCGGCGACGATGCTGGTCGTCGCCGGCCGGCTGCTGCGGCAGGCGCTGCGCACGCCGCACGGCGCCGCTCAGGCTTCGCCGCTGTGCGTCGGCCGCGTGAACCCCGACACCGGGCGGCTCCTCTGGTCGTGGCCGGCCGGTCTCGCGCTCGCGTCGACCGGCGCGGTGACCGGCCTCATGACGGGCCTGCTCGGCGTCGGCGGCGGCTTCGTGATCGTGCCGATGCTGCGCAAGTTCACCGACGTGTCGATGCACGGGATCGTCGCGACGTCGCTGATGGTGATCGCGCTGGTCGGCACAGGCGGCGTGTTCGCGACGCTCGCCGCCGGCACGCACGCGCCGCTCGACGTGACGCTGTGGTTCACCGCGACCACCGCGCTCGGGATGGCGGCCGGCCGCGGCGTGTCGCGCTTCCTGTCCGCGCGCCACGTGCAGGTCGGGTTCGCGGCCGCGCTCGTGTGCGTCGCGCTCGGGCTGCTTGCGAAGGCGGTGTTTGGTGCGTGA
- a CDS encoding type VI secretion system Vgr family protein yields the protein MVRLGDATHPGGNVILTLAQSRTLSISGAALPAYGVDGLPVFVPVRLRGRETIGRIDECRYRVTLRIDDAYTFSPSRTADIKLDRMVGTEATVLIQLEGKPGLAGHAGLGNIGVDTREITGLIEAARLAGQDRHSILYELELRPWLYRATLTQDCRLFQDMSVVEITDAVLAKYPYLVDKRLAGVSRGIYPKRDLQRQAFETDWAFLQRLWEEWGIWWWFEHDGGYHRLVLCDTMGGHHPHGDAYETLRYLPPDGKRIDEEHIHALSVTSRLTSGRVTVTDYDYTRPHANLAATEENPRGTASADGEIYGWGDYSQPLAGAQGIAYQPNDTDVEARHFARVQLEAKHCAGLRANGRGNLRGLTVGRTFALTGYPQQSANREYVVVSSTLDIEEVGDRTGTGQTYRAEAQFELLPANEPFRLARSVRKPRLSGPEKAIVVGPAGQAVWTDQYGRVKVQFGWDRLGKLDEHSGIWLRVLSPWQGIDMGATFLPRVGHEVAVEHYYGDPDLPVIVGSAVNAFHQPALDLPDNLAVTVLRGREFQGTASGHVAIDDTQGQIQTQIASDAGASQLSLGNIRRIVRKKGRTDARGKGFELRTDFWGVVRALRGLFVTTDGRAGGPGHAKDAREAVGRLTQARELQESLSGLAQRHEAQQQDADQSDVVKAIKARNDAIRGKPSDGEQDFPELAEADIVLSAAAGISLAAERSAHIASNEDVAVTSGRHVGLAVGRSLFASVANRFSLFVHKAGMKLIAAAGKVRIEAQTNGIDMTAKQAITITSTTDRIHLHAAKEIVLHAGSTEVRISERGYVVRTAGEHTVYAGSHQTDAPQTRPMRLPVTSDNPGQFAAHFVLMEHASGFALPQQPYRITLDNGRVIEGVSNERGETSLVTDHDVTFGTVELLAASDPDKVIAVNHAAIVRDNTTPYTATAPNADKRTAKIRGKTASTPEQGATSENQQPTFATCDPLNFGLRFHHFINGAKQSDVNENRPRNDVVYPVTKAYTAAIKAALKSIPWSQFNTVRGGISSGLKDKIVDTVGGILSAALASGPFGLPKGNVNDAMQSNGAMPRIDIVNAQQGQAQYNMRPDVSASFVQSSWVIAIQETEIAKIIAVVGDIGALDGRLKSFADLLYHEARHCQQAFWMMALLRQHSGDYAMLSQIHAVYQRYTKEEIYDATEKNNLPNDSRVLVGLHRMLTFHYYWMISHLQSQIGGTYVTPDIPVAQAEVCKLLNVSPETAAKMVSFEEGYRSQLHEEDAYACADVVQSYWDRSDRAFVHNPGTCTHKYVDALRAVGARS from the coding sequence ATGGTCCGTTTGGGCGACGCGACCCACCCCGGTGGCAACGTCATATTGACGCTAGCTCAGTCGCGTACGCTGTCGATTTCCGGCGCGGCACTGCCGGCCTATGGCGTCGACGGGTTGCCGGTATTCGTTCCGGTGCGATTGCGGGGGAGAGAAACGATCGGTCGCATCGACGAATGTCGTTATCGGGTTACGCTGCGAATCGATGACGCCTATACATTCTCGCCGAGCCGGACGGCCGACATCAAACTCGACAGGATGGTTGGCACCGAAGCGACCGTATTGATCCAGCTTGAAGGCAAGCCGGGCCTTGCAGGCCATGCCGGACTCGGCAACATCGGCGTGGACACACGCGAAATCACGGGGCTGATCGAGGCGGCACGGCTTGCCGGTCAGGATCGTCATTCGATCCTGTATGAGCTGGAACTACGTCCGTGGCTTTATCGGGCAACATTGACGCAAGACTGCCGTCTGTTTCAGGATATGAGCGTGGTCGAGATTACCGACGCGGTACTTGCAAAATATCCGTACCTGGTCGACAAGCGTCTGGCCGGCGTATCTCGCGGAATCTACCCGAAGCGGGACTTGCAGCGTCAGGCGTTTGAGACGGACTGGGCATTCCTGCAACGCCTATGGGAAGAATGGGGCATCTGGTGGTGGTTCGAGCACGACGGCGGCTACCATCGCCTCGTGCTGTGCGACACGATGGGCGGCCACCACCCGCATGGCGACGCCTACGAAACGCTGCGCTATCTCCCGCCGGACGGCAAGCGTATCGACGAGGAGCACATTCATGCGCTGTCGGTGACAAGCCGGCTCACGTCTGGACGCGTCACCGTGACGGACTACGATTACACGCGTCCGCATGCGAATCTGGCCGCTACCGAGGAGAACCCACGCGGAACCGCGAGCGCGGACGGCGAGATCTACGGCTGGGGCGACTACAGTCAGCCGCTGGCCGGCGCGCAGGGTATTGCGTACCAGCCCAACGATACCGATGTGGAAGCGCGCCATTTCGCACGCGTACAGCTCGAGGCGAAGCATTGTGCGGGACTACGCGCCAACGGGCGCGGCAACCTGCGCGGGCTGACGGTGGGCCGCACTTTTGCGTTGACGGGCTACCCGCAGCAGTCGGCTAACCGGGAATACGTCGTGGTGTCGTCCACGCTCGACATCGAGGAAGTGGGAGACCGCACGGGAACCGGGCAGACCTATCGCGCCGAAGCGCAGTTTGAACTGCTGCCGGCAAACGAACCGTTCCGGCTCGCGAGAAGCGTGCGGAAACCGCGCCTGTCCGGCCCGGAGAAGGCCATAGTCGTCGGCCCGGCCGGACAGGCGGTCTGGACGGACCAATACGGCCGGGTCAAGGTGCAGTTCGGGTGGGATCGTCTGGGCAAGCTGGACGAGCATTCCGGAATCTGGCTTCGCGTGCTGTCGCCGTGGCAAGGCATTGATATGGGGGCGACGTTCCTCCCGCGCGTCGGTCACGAGGTCGCTGTGGAGCACTACTACGGCGACCCGGATTTGCCCGTGATCGTCGGCAGCGCCGTGAATGCGTTCCACCAACCGGCGCTGGACCTGCCGGACAACCTGGCGGTAACGGTGCTGCGCGGCCGGGAGTTTCAAGGCACCGCGTCCGGCCATGTGGCGATCGACGATACGCAGGGACAAATCCAGACGCAGATCGCGAGCGATGCAGGTGCGTCTCAACTCAGTCTCGGGAATATCCGGCGCATTGTGAGGAAGAAAGGCCGCACGGATGCGCGCGGCAAGGGCTTCGAGCTGCGCACGGATTTTTGGGGTGTGGTGCGGGCGTTGAGGGGCCTGTTCGTCACGACGGACGGCCGAGCCGGCGGCCCCGGCCACGCAAAGGATGCGCGCGAGGCGGTCGGCCGGCTCACGCAAGCGCGCGAGTTGCAAGAGAGTCTGTCCGGGTTGGCGCAACGGCACGAGGCGCAGCAGCAGGACGCTGACCAGAGCGACGTTGTGAAGGCCATCAAGGCGCGCAACGATGCGATTCGGGGAAAGCCGTCCGATGGAGAACAAGATTTTCCGGAATTGGCGGAAGCCGACATAGTGCTGTCGGCGGCGGCTGGAATCAGCCTCGCGGCGGAACGAAGCGCCCATATCGCGAGTAACGAGGATGTCGCCGTGACGAGCGGCCGGCATGTTGGTCTGGCGGTCGGCCGGTCGTTGTTTGCGAGCGTGGCGAACCGGTTTTCGTTGTTCGTACACAAGGCGGGGATGAAGCTGATTGCCGCCGCCGGCAAGGTGCGCATCGAAGCGCAGACCAATGGCATCGACATGACGGCCAAGCAAGCGATCACGATCACGAGCACGACCGACCGCATTCATCTCCATGCAGCGAAGGAGATCGTGCTGCACGCCGGCAGTACGGAAGTGCGCATCAGCGAACGGGGCTACGTGGTGCGCACGGCCGGCGAACACACGGTCTATGCAGGCAGTCATCAGACCGACGCTCCCCAGACGCGGCCCATGCGCTTGCCGGTCACGTCAGACAATCCGGGACAGTTTGCCGCGCACTTTGTGTTGATGGAACACGCCAGCGGCTTCGCGCTGCCGCAGCAGCCTTACCGGATCACGCTCGATAACGGACGCGTGATCGAGGGGGTGAGTAACGAGCGTGGTGAAACGTCGCTGGTTACCGACCATGACGTGACGTTTGGGACGGTAGAACTGCTGGCGGCAAGCGACCCGGACAAGGTGATTGCGGTCAATCATGCGGCGATCGTGCGCGACAACACGACGCCCTATACCGCCACGGCACCGAATGCCGACAAACGGACCGCGAAGATCAGGGGCAAGACGGCGAGCACGCCGGAACAGGGGGCAACGTCTGAGAATCAACAACCTACGTTCGCGACTTGCGACCCGCTTAACTTCGGGCTGCGCTTCCATCACTTCATCAACGGGGCCAAGCAGAGCGATGTGAATGAGAATCGGCCGCGCAACGATGTCGTGTATCCGGTGACGAAGGCCTATACGGCGGCGATCAAGGCGGCACTCAAGAGCATTCCGTGGAGTCAGTTCAACACGGTACGCGGTGGAATCTCAAGTGGATTGAAAGACAAGATTGTCGACACGGTTGGTGGAATATTGAGTGCGGCGTTAGCCTCTGGGCCATTTGGTTTGCCCAAAGGCAATGTTAATGATGCGATGCAGTCAAACGGAGCGATGCCGCGCATTGATATTGTCAACGCGCAGCAAGGGCAAGCCCAATACAACATGCGTCCCGACGTCAGTGCGTCATTTGTCCAAAGCAGCTGGGTCATAGCCATTCAAGAGACAGAGATCGCAAAAATTATTGCGGTTGTGGGTGACATAGGGGCGTTGGACGGTCGGCTGAAATCCTTTGCTGACCTGCTTTACCATGAGGCGCGACACTGCCAGCAGGCTTTCTGGATGATGGCGTTGCTGCGACAACACAGTGGCGACTACGCCATGCTCTCGCAAATCCACGCCGTTTATCAGCGCTATACCAAGGAGGAAATTTATGATGCAACCGAAAAAAACAATCTCCCAAACGATAGCCGGGTTCTGGTTGGATTGCATCGAATGCTGACGTTTCACTACTACTGGATGATTTCGCATTTGCAGAGTCAGATAGGTGGAACCTATGTGACACCGGATATTCCGGTCGCACAAGCCGAGGTGTGCAAATTGCTCAACGTGTCGCCCGAGACGGCAGCAAAAATGGTGAGTTTCGAAGAAGGCTACCGGAGCCAGTTACATGAAGAAGATGCCTATGCGTGTGCGGATGTGGTGCAGTCTTATTGGGACCGTTCTGATCGTGCTTTCGTGCACAATCCCGGCACATGCACACACAAGTATGTCGATGCCCTCAGAGCCGTTGGCGCAAGGAGTTGA
- a CDS encoding DUF3472 domain-containing protein, translated as MHIPPVRRAALAALMFAPLSAVAASAYTATLTLASLSPSVGGTDKATLQLANTGTAPAAAGLVIDMPAGFTADGLTSACGGTLTANDAAVTLSGATVPAGGACTFTFTTHVPPVSSLPPPGARSFSIAASAAPNLATLSASTAPTLKGFLGATPGLYSNTWFPSTVRSVAILDLFITPQTDPGPNSNVFWSNQVNSLHGYTGLQSTELVSATEGVGKQFLFSLWGATAAKPGTPASAGIGAGSYCTVSGSATDGSAGAQCRYRYDWQAGHTYRFRITPDTTQGPGWFKSNVTDVTNGTTGDSFDIGSIYVGTTQTQVPVSSISQWVEYFDWNSSRTSCASVAYTNARFGVRAYDTLGNAVTVPAPSVTVNKTCPAIYANASASNGVATLIGGPQQSAAGLVKANGACLTATSGLRDGSPAALAACPTLASVRASGGTHFNSQLWVAAGDGTLQTKSSYCLTAPAPGAAGGASLRTCVAGEADQQWQVTAGPQPGAAQLVSLPSGRCLAPAGSMLGLQPCTAATAVWTTPGKSFAY; from the coding sequence ATGCACATTCCGCCCGTCCGTCGCGCGGCACTCGCCGCATTGATGTTCGCTCCGCTCAGCGCCGTCGCCGCATCCGCCTACACCGCCACGCTGACCCTCGCCAGTCTCTCGCCTTCCGTCGGCGGAACCGACAAGGCGACGCTGCAACTCGCCAACACCGGCACTGCGCCGGCCGCCGCCGGCCTCGTGATCGACATGCCCGCCGGCTTCACGGCGGACGGCCTGACGAGCGCGTGCGGCGGCACGCTCACCGCCAACGACGCCGCGGTCACGCTCTCCGGCGCGACGGTGCCGGCCGGCGGCGCCTGCACGTTCACGTTCACGACCCATGTGCCGCCCGTCTCGTCCCTGCCGCCGCCGGGCGCGCGCAGCTTCAGCATCGCGGCCAGCGCCGCTCCAAACCTCGCGACGCTGTCGGCCAGCACCGCGCCGACGCTCAAGGGCTTCCTCGGCGCGACGCCGGGGCTGTACAGCAATACGTGGTTCCCGTCGACGGTGCGCAGCGTCGCGATCCTCGACCTGTTCATCACGCCGCAGACCGACCCCGGCCCGAACTCGAACGTGTTCTGGTCGAACCAGGTCAATTCGCTGCACGGCTACACGGGCCTGCAGTCGACCGAACTGGTGTCGGCCACCGAAGGCGTCGGCAAGCAATTCCTGTTCAGCCTGTGGGGCGCGACCGCCGCGAAGCCCGGCACCCCCGCGAGCGCCGGCATCGGCGCCGGCAGCTACTGCACGGTCAGCGGCTCGGCGACGGACGGCAGCGCGGGTGCGCAGTGCCGCTACCGCTACGACTGGCAGGCGGGCCACACGTACCGGTTCCGCATCACGCCGGACACGACCCAGGGTCCCGGCTGGTTCAAGAGCAACGTGACCGACGTGACGAACGGCACGACCGGCGACAGCTTCGACATCGGCAGCATCTACGTCGGCACGACGCAGACGCAGGTGCCGGTCTCGTCGATCAGCCAGTGGGTGGAGTACTTCGACTGGAATTCGAGCCGCACGAGCTGCGCGTCGGTCGCGTACACGAACGCGCGGTTCGGCGTGCGCGCGTACGACACGCTCGGCAATGCGGTGACGGTGCCGGCCCCGTCGGTGACGGTCAACAAGACCTGCCCCGCGATCTACGCGAACGCGTCGGCGTCGAACGGCGTCGCGACGCTGATCGGCGGCCCGCAGCAATCGGCGGCCGGTCTCGTCAAGGCGAACGGCGCATGCCTGACGGCCACGAGCGGCCTGCGCGACGGCAGCCCCGCGGCGCTCGCCGCGTGCCCGACGCTCGCGTCGGTGCGCGCATCGGGCGGCACGCACTTCAATTCGCAGCTGTGGGTCGCCGCCGGCGACGGCACGCTGCAGACCAAGTCCAGCTACTGCCTGACCGCGCCAGCGCCGGGCGCGGCCGGCGGCGCGTCGCTGCGCACCTGCGTGGCCGGCGAAGCGGACCAGCAATGGCAGGTGACGGCGGGCCCGCAGCCGGGCGCCGCGCAGCTCGTGTCGCTGCCGTCGGGCCGCTGCCTCGCGCCGGCCGGCAGCATGCTCGGCCTCCAGCCGTGCACGGCGGCCACGGCCGTCTGGACGACGCCGGGCAAGAGCTTCGCGTACTGA
- a CDS encoding ABC transporter permease subunit translates to MKPNRFLQFAALFAGFAFLYIPIVSLIVYSFNESKLVTVWSGFSFRWYSALVGDDELLTAAWLSLKIGLMTATASVVIGTWAGFVLARMGRFRGFALFSGMINAPLVIPEVIQGISLLLLFIELGKWIGWPAERGIFTIWLGHVMLCISYVAIIVQSRVRELDPSLEEAALDLGATPLKVFFAVTLPLISQALIAGWLLSFTLSIDDLVLSAFLSGPGSTTLPLVVFSRVRLGLNPEMNALATLLIVAVTAGVVIANFVMLRQERRRMTAAAAAMA, encoded by the coding sequence ATGAAGCCGAATCGTTTCCTGCAGTTCGCGGCGCTCTTTGCCGGTTTTGCGTTCCTGTACATCCCGATCGTCAGCCTGATCGTCTATTCGTTCAACGAGTCGAAGCTCGTCACGGTCTGGTCGGGCTTCTCGTTCCGCTGGTACTCGGCGCTCGTCGGCGACGACGAGCTGCTGACTGCCGCGTGGCTGTCGCTGAAGATCGGCCTCATGACCGCCACCGCGTCGGTGGTGATCGGCACGTGGGCGGGCTTCGTGCTCGCGCGGATGGGGCGTTTCCGCGGTTTCGCGCTGTTCAGCGGGATGATCAACGCGCCGCTCGTGATTCCGGAAGTGATCCAGGGGATCTCGCTGCTGCTGCTGTTCATCGAGCTGGGCAAGTGGATCGGCTGGCCGGCCGAGCGCGGCATCTTCACGATCTGGCTCGGCCACGTGATGCTGTGCATCTCGTACGTCGCGATCATCGTGCAGTCGCGCGTGCGCGAGCTCGACCCGTCGCTCGAGGAGGCTGCGCTCGATCTCGGCGCGACGCCGCTCAAGGTGTTCTTCGCGGTCACGCTGCCGCTGATCTCGCAGGCGCTGATCGCCGGCTGGCTGCTGTCGTTCACGCTGTCGATCGACGACCTCGTGCTGTCGGCGTTCCTGTCGGGCCCCGGCTCGACGACGCTGCCGCTCGTGGTGTTCTCGCGCGTGCGGCTCGGCCTGAATCCGGAGATGAACGCGCTCGCGACGCTGCTGATCGTCGCGGTGACGGCCGGCGTCGTGATCGCGAACTTCGTGATGCTGCGCCAGGAGCGGCGCAGGATGACGGCGGCAGCGGCGGCGATGGCCTGA
- a CDS encoding ABC transporter permease subunit — protein MIALKSLLNWPVRRFNLTGRTAVVAGPFTWLVLFFLVPFVLVVKISFAELQLGIPPYSELTTYADGIVHIALNLSHYAFLLTDSLYFATYVNSVLVAAITTLLCLLIGYPMAYYIARSNPATRNLLMMAVMLPFWTSFLIRVYAWIGILKNNGLLNNFLMWIGLIHTPIELYRTNYAVYIGMVYSYLPFLVMPLYAHLVKMDLRLLEAAYDLGAKPWKAFVQITLPLSKNGIIAGCLLVFIPAVGEYVIPELLGGADTLMIGRVMWNEFFNNADWPMASAVTVAMVLLLLVPMAMFQRFQAKEQEGRRR, from the coding sequence ATGATCGCGCTCAAGTCCCTGCTCAACTGGCCGGTGAGGCGCTTCAACCTGACCGGCCGCACCGCGGTCGTCGCCGGCCCGTTCACGTGGCTCGTGCTGTTCTTCCTCGTGCCGTTCGTGCTGGTCGTCAAGATCAGCTTCGCGGAGCTGCAGCTCGGCATCCCGCCGTACTCGGAGCTCACGACGTACGCCGACGGCATCGTGCACATCGCGCTGAACCTGTCGCACTACGCGTTCCTGCTGACCGACAGCCTGTACTTCGCGACCTACGTGAACTCGGTGCTGGTCGCCGCGATCACGACGCTGCTGTGCCTGCTGATCGGCTATCCGATGGCGTACTACATCGCGCGCTCGAACCCGGCGACCCGCAACCTCCTGATGATGGCGGTGATGCTGCCGTTCTGGACGTCGTTCCTGATCCGCGTGTACGCGTGGATCGGCATCCTGAAGAACAACGGGCTCCTGAACAACTTCCTGATGTGGATCGGCCTGATCCATACGCCGATCGAGCTGTACCGCACGAACTACGCGGTCTACATCGGGATGGTGTATTCGTACCTGCCGTTCCTCGTGATGCCGCTCTATGCGCACCTCGTGAAGATGGACCTGCGCCTGCTCGAGGCCGCGTACGACCTCGGCGCCAAGCCGTGGAAGGCGTTCGTGCAGATCACGCTGCCGCTGTCGAAGAACGGGATCATCGCGGGCTGCCTGCTGGTGTTCATCCCGGCGGTCGGCGAATACGTGATTCCGGAGCTGCTCGGCGGCGCGGACACGCTGATGATCGGCCGCGTGATGTGGAACGAGTTCTTCAACAACGCCGACTGGCCGATGGCGTCCGCGGTGACGGTGGCGATGGTGCTGCTGCTGCTCGTGCCGATGGCGATGTTCCAGCGTTTCCAGGCGAAGGAGCAGGAGGGCCGCCGTCGATGA
- a CDS encoding ABC transporter ATP-binding protein, whose amino-acid sequence MNSQSSAPVASAPSFVSSSGAGPRAENFVQIIDVVKKFGETEAVRSVNLTVRKGELFALLGSSGCGKSTLLRMLAGLETVTSGKILIDGEDLAQMPPYKRPVNMMFQSYALFPHMTVEANVAFGLKQEGVPKAELKERVHAALELVQMGKFAKRKPHQLSGGQQQRVALARSLVKRPKLLLLDEPMSALDKQIRQRTQIELVNILNKVGVTCIMVTHDQEEAMTMANRLAVMSEGQIVQIGSPNEVYEYPNTRFSAEFIGSTNLFDGVTVEDEPDHVFIESPGLPCRLYVNHGITGPLGMPVTVSVRPERIALTRKPPEGAFNWAHGRISNVAYMGGYSLYHVKLDGGKTVIANVSSLAISELETPALGDEIYVRWSASAGVVLTS is encoded by the coding sequence ATGAATAGCCAGTCGAGTGCGCCGGTTGCGAGCGCGCCGTCCTTCGTTTCCTCGTCCGGCGCCGGTCCGCGCGCCGAGAACTTTGTCCAGATCATCGACGTCGTCAAGAAATTCGGCGAGACCGAAGCGGTGCGCAGCGTCAACCTGACGGTGCGCAAAGGCGAGCTGTTCGCGCTGCTCGGCAGCTCGGGCTGCGGCAAGTCGACGCTGTTGCGGATGCTCGCCGGCCTCGAGACGGTCACGTCGGGCAAGATCCTGATCGACGGCGAGGACCTCGCGCAGATGCCGCCGTACAAGCGGCCCGTGAACATGATGTTCCAGTCGTATGCGCTGTTCCCGCACATGACGGTCGAAGCGAACGTCGCGTTCGGCCTGAAGCAGGAAGGCGTGCCGAAGGCCGAGCTGAAGGAGCGCGTGCATGCGGCGCTCGAGCTCGTGCAGATGGGCAAGTTCGCGAAGCGCAAGCCGCACCAGCTGTCGGGCGGCCAGCAGCAGCGCGTCGCGCTCGCGCGCTCGCTCGTCAAGCGCCCGAAGCTGCTGCTGCTCGACGAGCCGATGTCGGCGCTCGACAAGCAGATCCGCCAGCGCACGCAGATCGAGCTCGTCAACATCCTCAACAAGGTCGGCGTCACCTGCATCATGGTTACGCACGACCAGGAAGAGGCGATGACGATGGCGAACCGGCTCGCGGTGATGAGCGAAGGCCAGATCGTCCAGATCGGCTCGCCGAACGAGGTCTACGAGTATCCGAACACGCGCTTCTCGGCCGAGTTCATCGGCTCGACCAACCTGTTCGACGGCGTCACCGTCGAGGACGAGCCCGATCACGTGTTCATCGAGTCGCCGGGCCTGCCGTGCCGGCTGTACGTGAACCACGGCATCACCGGCCCGCTCGGCATGCCGGTCACGGTGTCGGTGCGCCCCGAGCGCATCGCGCTGACGCGCAAGCCGCCCGAAGGCGCGTTCAACTGGGCGCACGGCCGGATCTCGAACGTCGCGTACATGGGCGGGTATTCGCTGTATCACGTGAAGCTCGACGGCGGCAAGACCGTGATCGCGAACGTGTCGAGCCTCGCGATCTCGGAGCTCGAGACGCCGGCGCTCGGCGACGAGATCTACGTGCGCTGGAGCGCATCGGCGGGCGTGGTGCTGACCTCATGA
- a CDS encoding polyamine ABC transporter substrate-binding protein, whose protein sequence is MKAKVVGRFAALALCVGASAAAAKDTQLNVYNWSDYIAKDTIPNFEKQTGVKVRYDNYDSDDTLQAKLLTGSSGYDIVVPTSNYAGKQIAAGIFAPLDKSKLPNLKYLDPQLMALVAGADPGNKFAVPWAYGTTGLAYNVNKAQQILGKVPLDNWDILFKPENISKLKACGVSVLDAPDQMFAATLHYIGKDPMSTNPADYKAAMEVLKKIRPYITQFNSSGYINDLVGGDLCFAFGWSGDVVIAKHRAMEAKKPYKVEYYIPKGGAPVWFDVMAIPKDAKNKEAALSWINYIEDPKVHAAITNAVYYPSANAEARKYVRPDVANDPAVYPPADVVKTLFLLKPLPPEIQRLQTRLWTELKSGR, encoded by the coding sequence ATGAAAGCAAAGGTAGTGGGCCGGTTCGCGGCGCTCGCGCTGTGCGTGGGCGCATCGGCGGCGGCGGCGAAGGATACGCAGCTCAATGTCTACAACTGGTCGGACTACATTGCGAAGGACACGATCCCGAACTTCGAGAAGCAGACGGGCGTCAAGGTCCGCTACGACAACTACGACAGCGACGACACGCTGCAGGCGAAGCTGCTGACCGGCAGCTCGGGCTACGACATCGTCGTGCCGACCAGCAACTACGCCGGCAAGCAGATCGCGGCCGGCATCTTCGCGCCGCTCGACAAGTCGAAGCTGCCGAACCTCAAGTATCTCGATCCCCAACTGATGGCGCTCGTCGCGGGCGCGGACCCGGGCAACAAGTTCGCGGTGCCCTGGGCGTACGGCACGACCGGCCTCGCGTACAACGTGAACAAGGCCCAGCAGATCCTCGGCAAGGTGCCGCTCGACAACTGGGACATCCTGTTCAAGCCGGAAAACATCTCGAAGCTGAAGGCGTGCGGCGTGTCGGTGCTCGACGCGCCCGACCAGATGTTCGCGGCGACGCTGCACTACATCGGCAAGGATCCGATGAGCACGAACCCGGCCGACTACAAGGCCGCGATGGAAGTGCTGAAGAAGATCCGCCCGTACATCACGCAATTCAACTCGTCGGGCTACATCAACGACCTGGTCGGCGGCGACCTCTGCTTCGCGTTCGGCTGGTCGGGCGACGTCGTGATCGCGAAGCATCGCGCGATGGAAGCGAAGAAGCCTTACAAGGTCGAGTACTACATCCCGAAGGGCGGCGCGCCGGTCTGGTTCGACGTGATGGCGATCCCGAAGGATGCGAAGAACAAGGAAGCCGCGCTGTCGTGGATCAACTACATCGAGGACCCGAAGGTTCACGCGGCGATCACGAACGCGGTGTACTACCCGAGCGCGAACGCCGAGGCGCGCAAGTACGTGCGGCCTGACGTCGCGAACGATCCGGCCGTCTACCCGCCGGCCGACGTCGTGAAGACGCTGTTCCTGCTCAAGCCGCTGCCGCCGGAAATCCAGCGTCTGCAGACGCGTCTGTGGACCGAGCTGAAATCGGGACGCTGA
- a CDS encoding DUF1289 domain-containing protein: MASNLHDLPDSPCIGVCSTLFDEVCKGCGRTAAEVSNWVFLSDDEKHAVWERITREGTAMRFQYDKL, translated from the coding sequence ATGGCCTCCAATCTCCACGACCTGCCCGACAGCCCCTGCATCGGCGTGTGCTCGACCCTCTTCGACGAAGTCTGCAAGGGCTGCGGCCGCACAGCCGCCGAAGTCTCGAACTGGGTGTTCCTGAGCGACGACGAAAAACACGCGGTGTGGGAACGCATCACGCGCGAAGGCACGGCGATGCGCTTCCAGTACGACAAGCTGTAA